A genomic stretch from Deinococcus cellulosilyticus NBRC 106333 = KACC 11606 includes:
- a CDS encoding SDR family NAD(P)-dependent oxidoreductase, with amino-acid sequence MTEQNFSRPSSSTSTRTWFITGASSGIGHHLALAVLKRGDQVAAAARNTAALTDLLTDFPDQVLPLTVDVRSEASVQDAVQATVQRFGRIDVVANNAAYGLFGGVEEATDQQVRDIFDTNVFGASNVLRAVLPVLRGQRSGHILQGSSVYGLTSHAGVGLLAATKHALEGLTDALREEVAPLGIHVTLIEPGMTATPFLANLQVATPIADYDATVRQVQQAIGALPPTAFLNPALLAQTVLMALDQDTPPTRLVLGESALNAVQTTLEGRLQDLKQWQPLTLAAAGKTVQPV; translated from the coding sequence ATGACTGAACAAAACTTTTCCAGACCATCCAGCAGCACATCCACAAGAACATGGTTCATCACCGGTGCCTCCAGCGGTATTGGACACCACCTTGCCCTTGCCGTCCTGAAGCGTGGCGATCAGGTGGCCGCTGCTGCTCGCAATACCGCAGCCCTGACAGATCTTTTGACCGATTTTCCAGATCAGGTTCTGCCCCTGACCGTCGATGTGCGAAGCGAAGCGTCCGTACAGGATGCCGTGCAGGCAACGGTGCAGCGGTTTGGGCGCATTGACGTGGTGGCAAACAATGCCGCCTACGGCCTGTTCGGAGGGGTGGAGGAAGCCACAGACCAGCAGGTGCGTGACATCTTCGACACCAACGTTTTTGGGGCAAGCAACGTGTTGCGGGCCGTTTTGCCCGTGCTCAGGGGGCAGCGTTCTGGACACATCCTGCAGGGGTCCAGTGTGTATGGCCTCACTTCACATGCAGGGGTGGGCCTGCTCGCAGCCACCAAACACGCCCTCGAAGGCCTGACCGATGCCCTCCGAGAAGAAGTGGCCCCTCTGGGCATCCATGTCACCCTGATTGAACCGGGCATGACTGCAACACCGTTTCTGGCCAATCTGCAGGTTGCCACCCCCATTGCAGACTATGACGCCACCGTCCGACAGGTCCAGCAGGCCATTGGTGCCCTTCCGCCCACAGCCTTTCTGAACCCTGCATTGCTTGCTCAGACTGTGCTCATGGCTCTGGATCAGGACACCCCACCCACACGTCTGGTGCTGGGAGAGTCAGCCCTGAATGCAGTGCAAACCACCCTGGAAGGACGCCTGCA